In one window of Streptomyces roseofulvus DNA:
- a CDS encoding HpcH/HpaI aldolase/citrate lyase family protein: MRHFGHIPSTVRSGLFHREPAEFTADSPARTLAVALGATLYSPATRPRLADDIRKQAARGVVSMVLCLEDSISDADVEAGEANLVHQFRDLADGRADGPDVPLLFIRVREPRQITDLVSRLGDTVGLLAGFVLPKFTEARGSAFLDALTQAERTAGRRLYAMPVLESPELLHLETRAETLAGIAAVTEKHRDRVLALRLGVTDFCSAYGLRRSPDMTAYDVKVVAHVIADVVNVLGRADGTGFTITGPVWEYFRPGERIFKPQLRRSPFLEGRAEDLRTALIEHDMDGLLREIELDRANGLLGKTCIHPTHVLPVHALSVVSHEEWSDAQDILRPEQDGGGVLRSAYTNKMNEVKPHRAWAERTLVRAEVFGVAREDVGFVELLTAGLAG; the protein is encoded by the coding sequence ATGCGTCATTTCGGGCACATCCCCTCCACGGTGCGGAGCGGGCTGTTCCACCGCGAGCCGGCCGAGTTCACCGCCGACTCGCCCGCCCGCACGCTCGCGGTCGCCCTCGGCGCCACCCTCTACAGCCCCGCCACCCGGCCCCGCCTCGCCGACGACATCCGCAAACAGGCCGCCCGCGGCGTCGTCTCCATGGTCCTCTGCCTGGAGGACTCGATCAGCGACGCCGACGTCGAGGCCGGCGAGGCCAACCTCGTCCACCAGTTCCGCGACCTCGCCGACGGCCGCGCCGACGGCCCTGACGTCCCCCTCCTCTTCATCCGGGTCCGCGAACCGCGCCAGATCACCGACCTCGTCAGCCGCCTCGGCGACACCGTCGGCCTGCTGGCCGGATTCGTACTCCCCAAGTTCACCGAGGCCCGCGGCAGCGCCTTCCTCGACGCCCTCACCCAGGCCGAGCGCACCGCCGGACGCCGCCTCTACGCCATGCCCGTCCTGGAGTCCCCCGAACTCCTCCACCTGGAGACCCGGGCCGAGACCCTCGCCGGCATCGCCGCCGTCACCGAGAAGCACCGCGACCGCGTCCTCGCCCTCCGCCTCGGCGTCACCGACTTCTGCTCCGCCTACGGACTCCGCCGCTCGCCCGACATGACCGCCTACGACGTCAAGGTCGTCGCCCACGTCATCGCCGACGTCGTCAACGTCCTCGGCCGCGCCGACGGCACCGGCTTCACCATCACCGGACCCGTCTGGGAGTACTTCCGCCCCGGCGAGCGCATCTTCAAGCCCCAGCTGCGCCGCAGCCCCTTCCTGGAGGGCCGCGCCGAGGACCTGCGCACCGCCCTCATCGAACACGACATGGACGGCCTGCTCCGCGAGATCGAGCTCGACCGCGCCAACGGCCTCCTCGGCAAGACCTGCATCCACCCCACCCACGTGCTGCCCGTCCACGCCCTGTCCGTGGTCAGCCACGAGGAGTGGAGCGACGCCCAGGACATCCTCCGGCCCGAACAGGACGGCGGCGGAGTGCTCCGCTCCGCCTACACCAACAAGATGAACGAAGTGAAGCCGCACCGCGCCTGGGCCGAGCGCACCCTCGTCCGCGCCGAGGTCTTCGGCGTCGCCCGCGAGGACGTCGGTTTCGTGGAACTGCTCACCGCCGGCCTCGCCGGCTGA
- a CDS encoding TerD family protein: MAVMTHAMLKGSNVPLDTAAVRAVLRWTPGPGVPDVDASALVLGPDGRVRSDEDFVFYNQPRHPSGLVRRLPKKRVAEALTDTVEADLGALDPSIDRVVLAASSDGGTFRSVTDLRIVLYDATAADGREPLALFDVTAETGEETAVICGELYRRGEGWKFRAVGQGYPTGLVGLATDFGISVDEEPDGAPAGAETPGETAAGASVDPQAETALVDAGEAGTGSAPHPDPDATVVHTPRPPSPPVPPMPDRAPAYGYPQAPVPGPAPAYGYPQPVTAGHGAEPVQEFRMPPMGPQFQRP, from the coding sequence ATGGCCGTCATGACGCACGCGATGCTGAAGGGCTCCAACGTCCCTCTCGACACCGCGGCCGTACGGGCCGTGCTCCGCTGGACCCCGGGCCCCGGGGTCCCCGACGTGGACGCCTCGGCCCTGGTCCTCGGGCCCGACGGGCGGGTCCGGTCGGACGAGGACTTCGTCTTCTACAACCAGCCGCGCCACCCCTCGGGGCTGGTGCGGCGGCTGCCGAAGAAGCGGGTCGCGGAGGCGCTGACGGACACGGTCGAGGCGGACCTCGGCGCGCTCGACCCGTCCATCGACCGGGTGGTGCTCGCCGCGTCCTCGGACGGCGGCACCTTCCGCTCGGTGACGGACCTGCGGATCGTCCTGTACGACGCCACGGCCGCGGACGGGCGGGAGCCGCTGGCGCTCTTCGACGTGACGGCGGAGACCGGCGAGGAGACCGCGGTCATCTGCGGCGAGCTGTACCGCCGGGGCGAGGGGTGGAAGTTCCGCGCGGTCGGGCAGGGCTATCCGACCGGCCTGGTGGGCCTGGCGACGGACTTCGGCATCTCGGTGGACGAGGAGCCCGACGGGGCGCCCGCGGGCGCCGAGACGCCCGGCGAGACGGCCGCGGGGGCGTCCGTGGACCCGCAGGCCGAGACCGCGCTCGTCGACGCCGGAGAGGCGGGTACGGGCTCCGCGCCGCACCCGGACCCGGACGCGACCGTCGTCCACACCCCCCGGCCCCCGTCGCCGCCCGTGCCGCCGATGCCCGACCGGGCGCCGGCCTACGGCTACCCGCAGGCCCCGGTGCCGGGCCCGGCGCCCGCGTACGGCTATCCGCAGCCGGTGACCGCCGGGCACGGCGCGGAGCCCGTCCAGGAGTTCCGG